The following are encoded in a window of Nakamurella sp. A5-74 genomic DNA:
- a CDS encoding MFS transporter produces MPSSAPDAPAAGRRGLPHPGLIALALGGFGIGLTEFVIAGLLTDVATDLGVTVPTAGALIWGYALAVAVGAFTVTAALSRRPPKGALLVLVALFVLGNVLTALSPTFALAVLGRAVTALCHGGFFGIGAVLAADLVPADRRAGAIAVMFGGLTLSNVLGVPFGTFVGQHLGWRAAFWIISGIGIVAALGIAAAVPRRPAPPLPAGSQYAVLRRPQVRVSVLLTLTLFGGLFGAFIYVEPLVTRVTGFGAGAVPWLLVVFGLGLFFGNIVGGRAADRNLTRTLRVLAVLLPLVLLVYGATAQWRIPVIISLFVIGFVGFAATPPLQLRVMRFAGDAPTMASAANIAAFNVGNAIGSALGGLAISLGWGWRSPIWVGVGMAMIGTCLALANRHENAGAAPGNDAADAVGSMANGDGR; encoded by the coding sequence ATGCCCTCATCCGCTCCCGACGCCCCGGCTGCCGGGCGCCGGGGACTCCCCCACCCCGGACTCATCGCACTGGCCCTCGGCGGCTTCGGGATCGGCCTGACCGAGTTCGTCATCGCCGGCCTGCTCACTGACGTCGCCACCGACCTCGGGGTCACCGTGCCGACGGCCGGAGCCCTGATCTGGGGCTATGCCCTGGCGGTGGCCGTCGGCGCCTTCACCGTCACTGCCGCACTCAGCCGCCGCCCACCCAAGGGTGCGCTGCTGGTCCTGGTGGCCCTGTTCGTGCTCGGCAACGTCCTCACCGCGCTGTCGCCGACGTTCGCGCTCGCCGTCCTCGGGCGAGCGGTGACGGCCCTGTGTCACGGCGGCTTCTTCGGAATCGGCGCCGTGCTGGCCGCCGACCTGGTCCCGGCCGACCGCAGAGCGGGCGCGATCGCCGTGATGTTCGGCGGGCTGACCCTGTCGAACGTTCTCGGCGTCCCGTTCGGCACGTTCGTCGGTCAGCACCTGGGCTGGCGGGCAGCGTTCTGGATCATCAGCGGGATCGGAATCGTTGCAGCGCTGGGCATCGCAGCGGCGGTGCCGCGACGTCCCGCTCCCCCACTGCCCGCAGGTTCGCAGTACGCAGTGCTCCGCCGACCGCAGGTGCGGGTGTCGGTGTTGCTGACGCTGACGCTCTTCGGCGGACTGTTCGGAGCGTTCATCTATGTTGAGCCGCTGGTCACCCGGGTCACCGGCTTCGGCGCCGGCGCAGTGCCGTGGCTGCTCGTCGTCTTCGGCCTCGGCCTGTTCTTCGGGAACATCGTGGGCGGGCGCGCCGCCGACCGGAACCTCACCCGTACGTTGCGGGTGCTGGCCGTCCTGCTGCCGTTGGTACTGCTGGTCTACGGGGCGACAGCCCAGTGGAGGATCCCGGTGATCATCTCTTTGTTCGTCATCGGATTCGTCGGCTTCGCGGCGACGCCTCCCCTGCAACTGCGGGTGATGCGCTTCGCGGGTGACGCGCCGACCATGGCGTCTGCCGCCAACATCGCGGCGTTCAACGTCGGCAATGCGATCGGGTCGGCGCTGGGCGGTCTGGCGATCTCGCTGGGCTGGGGTTGGCGTTCCCCCATCTGGGTCGGCGTCGGGATGGCGATGATCGGCACCTGCCTGGCACTGGCCAACCGACACGAGAACGCCGGTGCTGCCCCGGGCAACGACGCTGCAGATGCGGTCGGCAGCATGGCGAACGGTGACGGACGATGA
- a CDS encoding TerB family tellurite resistance protein, with protein sequence MPIWNQLRQAAQGMQTQLVAKKNDLKSGAFRDASMAMCALVAAADGSIDVDERRKVAGLVTTNEVLSNFAADDLRAKFDDYCNKLTADFDFGKVSLIQEISKTKKKPTEARAVIQIGIIIGGADGNFDADEKKVVKEACFALGIDPTEFEL encoded by the coding sequence ATGCCGATCTGGAACCAGCTCCGTCAGGCCGCACAGGGTATGCAGACGCAACTCGTCGCCAAGAAGAACGACCTCAAGAGCGGCGCCTTCCGTGACGCCAGCATGGCGATGTGCGCCCTGGTCGCCGCCGCCGATGGCTCCATCGACGTCGACGAACGTCGCAAGGTCGCCGGCCTGGTCACCACGAACGAAGTCCTGTCCAATTTCGCCGCCGATGATCTGCGGGCGAAGTTCGACGACTACTGCAACAAGCTGACGGCCGACTTCGACTTCGGCAAGGTCTCCTTGATCCAGGAGATCTCCAAGACGAAGAAGAAGCCGACCGAAGCCCGCGCCGTCATCCAGATCGGCATCATCATCGGTGGCGCCGACGGCAACTTCGACGCCGACGAGAAGAAGGTCGTCAAGGAGGCTTGCTTCGCACTCGGCATCGACCCGACCGAGTTCGAGCTCTGA
- a CDS encoding DUF427 domain-containing protein, giving the protein MSSATRPQPDPLRPGQESVWDYPRPPALDASGEHVEVFLGGRIIAATDDPIRVLETSHPPTYYLPRAAFLDGSLRPATGSSFCEFKGDASYLDVLAGDTVAPRIAWFYPQPSPGYESLADHIALYPGRVDRCTVDGELVRPQPGEFYGGWITDRIAGPFKGSTGTRFW; this is encoded by the coding sequence ATGAGCTCAGCAACGCGACCGCAGCCGGATCCACTCCGGCCAGGGCAGGAGTCGGTGTGGGACTATCCACGGCCACCGGCTCTCGACGCCTCGGGGGAACACGTCGAGGTGTTCCTCGGGGGGCGGATCATCGCTGCGACCGATGATCCGATCCGGGTCCTGGAGACCAGCCACCCGCCCACCTACTACCTGCCGCGAGCGGCCTTCCTCGACGGCAGCCTGCGGCCGGCCACCGGGAGCTCGTTCTGCGAGTTCAAAGGCGACGCGTCGTACCTGGATGTGCTCGCCGGCGACACGGTGGCGCCCCGGATCGCGTGGTTCTATCCGCAGCCGTCCCCTGGTTACGAGAGCCTGGCCGACCACATCGCGCTCTATCCGGGACGGGTCGACCGCTGCACGGTGGATGGTGAGCTGGTCCGTCCGCAGCCGGGGGAGTTCTACGGCGGCTGGATCACCGATCGCATCGCCGGGCCCTTCAAGGGGAGTACCGGGACCCGTTTCTGGTGA
- a CDS encoding alpha/beta hydrolase, protein MTLHPQAATHLRASAGAQTIAGSTVPEARLATLGYLALQRESVDLPVQHRFIPGPTADLPIRIIRPDGEPGPHPAIVVLHGSGWVACNLDVVDEPARRLAADTGFTVITVNYQKAPEHPFPVPLDDCIATIEWVREHAAELGVEADRIGVVGDSAGGNLAAAATAVLTDRWSAPGGTGSVAERPVAALALLYPALDAVADSGSYREFAEGHGLDAADMAWFWGHYLGPGADDELRRDPRVSPLRAPSLAALPPTYVATAGHDVLRDEGEAYADRLRAAAVPVTAQRFPGMIHGFWWMDAVLDEARTLQLAVAGFFRTQLGDARVEGRDEPR, encoded by the coding sequence ATGACCCTCCATCCGCAGGCGGCCACACATCTGCGAGCTTCGGCCGGAGCTCAGACGATCGCCGGATCGACCGTCCCCGAAGCGCGCCTCGCGACGCTCGGATACCTGGCACTGCAACGGGAAAGCGTCGATCTGCCGGTGCAGCACCGCTTCATCCCCGGGCCGACTGCTGATCTGCCGATCAGGATCATCAGACCTGATGGCGAGCCAGGGCCGCACCCGGCGATCGTCGTACTGCACGGCAGCGGCTGGGTGGCGTGCAACCTGGACGTCGTCGATGAGCCGGCTCGTCGATTGGCAGCCGACACCGGATTCACCGTGATCACCGTCAATTACCAGAAGGCGCCGGAACATCCCTTCCCGGTTCCGCTCGACGACTGCATCGCCACCATCGAGTGGGTCCGTGAGCACGCTGCGGAGCTCGGAGTGGAAGCAGACCGGATCGGAGTCGTCGGCGACAGCGCCGGCGGCAATCTGGCAGCGGCGGCCACCGCGGTGCTGACCGACCGTTGGTCCGCACCAGGTGGGACGGGGTCCGTCGCCGAGCGACCCGTCGCTGCTCTGGCGCTCCTCTACCCGGCCTTGGATGCGGTGGCCGACAGCGGGTCCTACCGCGAATTCGCCGAGGGCCACGGGTTGGACGCCGCCGACATGGCCTGGTTCTGGGGGCACTACCTGGGTCCGGGCGCTGACGACGAACTCCGGCGCGACCCACGGGTCTCGCCGCTGCGAGCGCCGTCGCTCGCCGCTCTGCCGCCGACCTACGTCGCCACCGCCGGCCACGACGTGCTGCGTGACGAGGGTGAGGCCTACGCCGACCGACTGCGCGCAGCAGCGGTTCCGGTGACGGCACAACGGTTCCCAGGCATGATCCACGGCTTCTGGTGGATGGACGCAGTGCTCGACGAGGCGCGCACACTGCAACTGGCGGTGGCTGGGTTCTTCCGTACGCAGCTCGGGGATGCCCGCGTCGAGGGTCGAGATGAGCCCAGGTAG
- a CDS encoding YciI family protein, with amino-acid sequence MAKYLFLKHYRGAPAGVNDVPMDQWTQDEISAHLQYMDDFADRLRATGEFVDGQALSPEGAFVRYDGEGRPPITDGPFAETKDLIAGWMAIDVDSWDRAVELAGELSAAPGAGGKPIHEWLGVRPFLTAPPTVTE; translated from the coding sequence ATGGCGAAGTACCTGTTCCTCAAGCACTACCGCGGAGCTCCGGCGGGGGTCAACGACGTCCCGATGGACCAGTGGACCCAGGACGAGATCTCGGCCCACCTGCAGTACATGGACGATTTCGCCGACCGGCTCAGGGCCACCGGCGAGTTCGTCGACGGGCAGGCGCTCTCGCCGGAGGGTGCGTTCGTGCGTTACGACGGCGAGGGCCGGCCGCCGATCACCGACGGACCCTTCGCCGAGACCAAGGACCTGATCGCCGGCTGGATGGCGATCGACGTCGACAGTTGGGATCGGGCAGTCGAACTCGCCGGGGAACTGTCCGCCGCCCCCGGTGCAGGCGGGAAGCCGATCCACGAATGGCTCGGGGTGCGCCCGTTCCTGACCGCTCCTCCGACCGTCACGGAGTAG
- a CDS encoding AAA family ATPase, protein MLGDKIAYYDASVDSHSRATESAPAEPALPASDGAVTDPTTARPKVADEPGTIVIVSGPPGAGKSTVATLLATDGARPTILLDTDEFYRAIRTGYVAPYLPESASQNVVVTGVCAEAAIGYARGGYDVVVDGVVGPWFLPSYRTPIHRAGLRVVYVVLLPDLSTTVARARGRGEDQLRDSGPVSELHRAFESHRALLSRHIVDSTGTDPVGTAAGLRRRIAAGEFVLEGPA, encoded by the coding sequence GTGCTGGGGGACAAGATCGCCTACTACGACGCCAGCGTCGACAGTCATTCTCGCGCAACGGAATCCGCGCCGGCGGAGCCTGCGTTGCCGGCGTCCGATGGTGCGGTCACCGATCCGACCACAGCGCGGCCGAAGGTGGCCGACGAACCGGGCACGATCGTGATCGTGTCAGGCCCGCCGGGTGCCGGAAAGTCCACAGTGGCAACACTTCTGGCCACCGATGGGGCGCGGCCGACGATCCTGCTGGACACCGATGAGTTCTACCGAGCGATCCGCACCGGGTATGTCGCGCCGTATCTGCCGGAATCGGCATCGCAGAACGTCGTGGTCACCGGGGTGTGCGCGGAGGCCGCGATCGGCTACGCCCGTGGCGGGTACGACGTGGTGGTGGACGGTGTCGTCGGGCCTTGGTTCCTTCCCTCCTACCGCACACCGATCCACCGTGCCGGGCTGCGGGTGGTCTATGTGGTGCTGCTTCCTGATCTGTCGACGACGGTGGCCAGGGCCCGCGGCCGTGGCGAGGACCAACTGCGCGACTCCGGACCCGTCTCCGAGCTGCACCGCGCTTTCGAGTCCCACCGGGCGCTGCTCTCTCGACACATCGTCGACTCGACGGGTACTGATCCGGTCGGCACCGCCGCTGGTCTGCGTCGCCGGATTGCGGCCGGCGAGTTCGTGCTGGAAGGCCCAGCTTGA
- a CDS encoding helix-turn-helix transcriptional regulator, with protein sequence MAPHTARTQQLLTELGLSGFLRSRRAAVSADDLELPSYGARRVPGLRREELAELAGVSLTYYTRLEQGLATNPSSQVLDAIARALRLDQDERSHLHRLAGAEPDVRRSPEPPAASLTALLDRMPDVPAVMLSPVQDIIGWNRLGHALLAGHLDFSAPSRTPRPNKVEMIFTDAHSRSLHREWEYEATLAVASLRYVNGRRAEDPALTDLVGGLSLCSNDFARIWADQPVQLCTRGVKRFHHPVVGRLDLTFEVFHAPENDGHRLLVHYAEPGSTDDAALKLLASSTLTS encoded by the coding sequence ATGGCGCCCCACACCGCACGAACCCAGCAGCTGCTCACCGAACTCGGACTGAGCGGTTTCCTGCGATCCCGCAGGGCAGCGGTCAGCGCCGACGACCTGGAACTGCCCAGCTACGGCGCGCGACGGGTACCGGGATTGCGGCGCGAAGAGCTGGCCGAGCTGGCCGGCGTCTCCCTGACGTACTACACCCGACTCGAGCAGGGCCTCGCGACCAATCCCTCCTCGCAGGTGCTGGATGCGATCGCCCGCGCCCTGCGCCTCGACCAGGATGAGCGCTCACACCTCCACCGGCTCGCCGGGGCCGAACCAGATGTCCGCCGCTCGCCGGAGCCACCGGCGGCATCGCTCACCGCGCTGCTGGACCGGATGCCCGATGTTCCCGCGGTGATGCTCTCGCCGGTCCAGGACATCATCGGCTGGAACCGGTTGGGGCACGCACTGCTCGCCGGCCACCTGGACTTCTCGGCACCCTCCAGGACACCCCGACCCAACAAGGTCGAGATGATCTTCACCGACGCGCATTCTCGTTCGCTGCACCGCGAATGGGAGTACGAGGCAACTCTGGCCGTCGCGTCGCTGCGATATGTGAACGGGCGGCGAGCCGAGGACCCAGCACTCACCGACCTGGTCGGCGGGTTGTCGTTGTGCAGCAACGACTTCGCGCGGATCTGGGCTGATCAGCCAGTTCAGCTCTGCACGCGAGGGGTCAAACGATTCCACCATCCCGTCGTCGGCCGGCTCGACCTGACCTTCGAGGTGTTCCACGCCCCCGAGAACGACGGACATCGGCTGCTCGTCCACTACGCGGAGCCCGGCTCCACCGATGACGCGGCGCTGAAACTGCTCGCCAGTTCCACCCTCACTTCCTGA
- a CDS encoding DUF6596 domain-containing protein — MDELLLRTLVPRVIGVLVRRGADFASAEDAVQDALVEAVRSWPAEPPRDPQAWLITAAWRKYLDAVRAAAARRRREDTVDTEPAPGPVASTDDTLQLYFLCTNPALSAASSIALTLRAVGGLTTRQIAEAYLVPESTMAQRISRAKKTISDVPLDTVGEIATVVRVLYLVFNEGYSGELDLAAEAIRLTRQLAAAVDHPEVAGLLALMLLHHARRPARIAADGRLVTLADQDRSRWDTALIAEGVQILQGALARDRLGEFQAQAAIAALHADAADVRETDWVQIVGWYDELIRIVDSPIARLNRAVAVGEADGARAGLAALAQLDPALPRWTAVSAYLHERDGARAKAAELYAEAARRASSALERDHLVRQAARLNAQP; from the coding sequence GTGGATGAGCTCCTGCTCAGGACCCTCGTGCCCAGGGTGATCGGTGTCCTCGTCCGCCGTGGCGCGGATTTCGCGTCGGCCGAGGATGCCGTCCAGGACGCTCTCGTCGAGGCCGTACGCAGCTGGCCGGCCGAACCACCCCGGGATCCCCAGGCCTGGCTGATCACTGCGGCCTGGCGCAAGTACCTCGATGCCGTGCGCGCCGCCGCGGCTCGGCGGCGGCGGGAGGACACCGTCGACACCGAACCGGCGCCGGGTCCGGTGGCGAGCACCGACGACACGCTGCAGCTGTACTTCCTCTGCACAAATCCGGCGCTCTCGGCCGCATCGTCGATCGCTCTCACTCTCCGCGCTGTCGGCGGCCTGACCACCCGGCAGATCGCCGAGGCGTACCTGGTCCCGGAATCGACGATGGCGCAACGGATCAGCCGCGCGAAGAAGACCATCAGCGACGTCCCGCTCGACACCGTCGGTGAGATCGCCACCGTCGTCCGGGTGCTGTACCTGGTGTTCAACGAGGGTTACTCCGGAGAGCTGGATCTGGCGGCCGAGGCCATCCGGTTGACCCGGCAGTTGGCTGCCGCCGTCGACCATCCCGAGGTGGCCGGACTGCTGGCATTGATGCTGCTGCACCACGCGCGGCGTCCGGCCAGGATCGCCGCCGACGGCAGGCTGGTGACCTTGGCCGATCAGGACCGTTCCCGTTGGGACACTGCACTGATCGCCGAAGGGGTGCAGATACTGCAGGGAGCCCTGGCCCGTGATCGGTTGGGAGAGTTCCAGGCCCAGGCAGCAATCGCGGCGCTCCATGCGGACGCCGCCGACGTCCGGGAGACCGATTGGGTGCAGATCGTCGGGTGGTACGACGAACTGATCCGCATCGTCGACAGCCCCATCGCCCGCCTGAACCGTGCCGTTGCCGTCGGTGAAGCGGACGGAGCACGCGCGGGCCTCGCCGCGCTGGCGCAGCTCGATCCGGCGCTGCCCCGCTGGACGGCGGTGTCGGCGTACCTGCACGAGCGTGACGGAGCGCGAGCCAAGGCCGCCGAGTTGTACGCCGAGGCCGCACGACGGGCGTCGAGCGCCCTGGAGCGGGACCATCTCGTCCGCCAGGCGGCGCGGCTGAATGCCCAGCCGTGA
- a CDS encoding DUF1203 domain-containing protein has protein sequence MTTPHPSTLRSTYLVHGTDPDQLETLRRSRIDHHGLPVQPFKDAAGDWPLRCCLADSRPGEMLAIIGWSPFPWNGAYRMSGPVVIHADGCPTAPNGALPPAFQERRQILRCYDGSHLQIYDLAVLVEPGDGLGAALDAIFADPRVELVQSFNVLAGCWSFTAARH, from the coding sequence ATGACAACCCCACATCCGTCGACACTGCGATCCACCTACCTGGTTCACGGGACCGATCCCGATCAGCTGGAGACGTTGCGGCGCAGCAGGATCGATCATCACGGCTTGCCGGTGCAGCCGTTCAAGGACGCTGCGGGAGATTGGCCGCTCCGGTGTTGTCTGGCCGACTCCCGGCCCGGCGAGATGCTGGCGATCATCGGCTGGTCGCCCTTCCCGTGGAACGGCGCATACCGGATGTCCGGACCTGTCGTGATCCACGCGGACGGGTGTCCGACCGCACCGAACGGCGCTCTCCCGCCGGCCTTCCAGGAACGTCGCCAGATCCTGCGCTGCTACGACGGCAGCCACCTGCAGATCTACGACCTCGCCGTACTGGTCGAGCCCGGTGACGGACTCGGCGCGGCATTGGACGCGATCTTCGCCGATCCCCGGGTCGAGCTCGTGCAGTCGTTCAACGTGCTGGCCGGCTGCTGGTCGTTCACCGCCGCGCGCCACTGA
- a CDS encoding methyltransferase domain-containing protein, with the protein MQCHYFDSGACRSCRLMGVPYRRQVADKQAAAEQTLHEVTPGVQWLAPFAGPESGYRNKAKWVVGGSSDSPTIGILDEFREGIDLRECGICEPSLVAAFPVLAAFISSCGLVPYDVRRRTGELKYLIVTASPDGELMVRFVLRSRHQLPVIRRALPELLAVLPRAAVVSVNLHPEHKAVLEGEEEVVLTDRRTLPMRLDDVTLHLGPQGFFQTNSTVATALYRQAADWAAAVRPSSVLDMYCGVGGFALFAAPASARSIRGVELSEDAVVAARASALQAAAPERFTFEAGDAATDLAPEADLVIVNPPRRGIGVGLAHRLETSPSEHVLYSSCNPVTLAQDLARMPSLRPRQARLFDMFPQTTHVEVAVLLDRV; encoded by the coding sequence GTGCAGTGCCACTACTTCGACTCCGGCGCGTGCCGCTCGTGTCGGCTGATGGGGGTCCCGTATCGCCGGCAGGTCGCCGACAAGCAGGCCGCTGCCGAGCAGACGTTGCACGAGGTCACGCCAGGGGTGCAGTGGTTGGCGCCCTTCGCGGGGCCCGAATCCGGCTATCGGAACAAGGCGAAGTGGGTCGTCGGCGGCAGCTCCGACTCCCCGACCATTGGCATCCTCGACGAGTTCCGCGAAGGGATCGATCTGAGAGAGTGCGGGATCTGCGAGCCCTCGCTCGTCGCCGCATTCCCGGTACTGGCCGCGTTCATCTCCTCGTGTGGCCTCGTCCCGTACGACGTGCGCAGACGGACCGGTGAGCTCAAGTACCTGATCGTCACCGCCTCCCCCGACGGCGAGCTGATGGTCCGCTTCGTACTCCGCTCGCGCCACCAGCTGCCGGTCATCAGGCGCGCACTGCCCGAACTGCTGGCCGTGCTGCCCCGAGCGGCGGTGGTGTCGGTCAACCTCCACCCGGAACACAAGGCGGTGCTCGAGGGTGAGGAGGAAGTGGTGCTCACCGATCGTCGAACGCTCCCGATGCGCCTCGACGACGTGACGCTGCACCTCGGCCCGCAGGGCTTCTTCCAGACGAACTCCACGGTCGCCACCGCTCTGTACCGGCAGGCCGCCGACTGGGCGGCCGCTGTGAGGCCCAGCTCTGTGCTCGACATGTACTGCGGCGTCGGTGGTTTCGCCCTGTTCGCCGCCCCTGCTTCCGCGCGCTCGATCCGCGGCGTCGAACTGTCCGAGGACGCCGTGGTCGCCGCCCGCGCCAGCGCACTGCAGGCAGCCGCCCCTGAGCGATTCACCTTCGAAGCAGGCGACGCCGCAACGGATCTGGCCCCGGAGGCCGACCTGGTGATCGTGAATCCACCGCGGCGAGGGATCGGGGTAGGTCTGGCACACCGATTGGAGACCTCGCCGTCGGAGCACGTGCTGTATTCCAGCTGCAATCCTGTGACCCTCGCGCAGGATCTGGCCCGGATGCCGTCCCTGCGACCCAGGCAGGCGCGGTTGTTCGACATGTTCCCGCAGACCACCCATGTCGAGGTCGCGGTCCTGCTGGACCGGGTCTGA
- a CDS encoding VOC family protein, which yields MQLDLISVVVSEYDEAIAFYTEVLGFELTEDAASLTNDGRPKRWVVLRPPGGGTGLLLARADGPTQEAVVGSQFAGRVGLFLRVDDFDAQLRRMQDAGVHFVGEPRTEPYGRVAVFVDIAGNRWDLLSRL from the coding sequence ATGCAGCTCGATCTGATCAGCGTGGTGGTGTCGGAGTACGACGAGGCGATCGCCTTCTACACGGAGGTCCTCGGATTTGAACTGACCGAGGATGCAGCGTCGTTGACCAACGACGGCAGACCGAAGCGCTGGGTGGTGCTGCGCCCACCGGGCGGCGGTACCGGCCTGCTGCTCGCACGGGCGGACGGCCCGACCCAGGAAGCGGTGGTGGGCAGCCAGTTCGCCGGCCGGGTCGGGCTGTTCCTCCGCGTCGACGACTTCGATGCGCAGCTCCGGCGGATGCAGGATGCCGGCGTGCACTTCGTCGGGGAACCCCGGACCGAGCCGTACGGCCGGGTGGCGGTGTTCGTCGACATCGCGGGCAACCGGTGGGATCTGCTGTCGAGGCTCTGA
- a CDS encoding DUF6855 family protein, with amino-acid sequence MTATGNGTPDEPWQLTTPPGTAGYTMYRDESTDPPRLVCTVGSTTLHYDLRAIEDLHAMLVQSGDWVPLGSADENKPAKDGTVEAFGRSGSNPIGGWYGLRKGYRGRFGMYLPPLLEALGLAELEHLPRNNRMRAR; translated from the coding sequence ATGACGGCGACCGGCAACGGAACCCCGGACGAACCGTGGCAGCTCACGACACCACCCGGCACGGCCGGCTACACGATGTACCGGGACGAGAGCACCGACCCACCGCGGCTCGTCTGCACGGTCGGCTCCACGACCCTGCACTACGACCTGCGTGCCATCGAGGACCTGCACGCCATGCTGGTCCAGTCCGGCGACTGGGTCCCGTTGGGCAGCGCCGATGAGAACAAGCCGGCGAAGGACGGCACCGTCGAAGCCTTCGGGCGATCCGGGTCGAACCCCATCGGCGGCTGGTACGGACTGCGGAAGGGCTACCGCGGCCGATTCGGCATGTACCTGCCGCCACTCCTCGAGGCACTCGGACTGGCCGAGTTGGAGCACCTCCCGCGCAACAACCGCATGCGGGCACGCTGA